The following proteins are co-located in the Cryptosporidium parvum Iowa II chromosome 6, whole genome shotgun sequence genome:
- a CDS encoding adaptin AP complex subunit alpha; ARM repeats, producing YSHIHLYKYNMELVEYEISNLKSILEKTDDSSKKGPQLSLKDKEKIIWRLAYISVMGYEIDFGWLEILELVSSNIFEFKQCGYIAASLIYRGNLELLRLLINTIKNDLNNCFEVLVDKEKGSDKSRNFRQFSVGIGKNHSGKNIDIRKQKIKNCLLALNFIGNSPTLDFADNLFIDIKKLAEIPVEKQLNDTNIIRSKAICCLTKLFQCCPDRLRANEWGERLLSYFQFERNADCLISQCVFIKNSLKYYLNTEYLEPTENAYKNLNEQETDHSVLRDEREIINSNLNIKLVKIWEFIVPNLIFTLSRIRLYKEIKNWRFHKIPMFWLQVKLIEILELFPEVINDYFVNYKMNKIMEDVFFNAIHAIKSVNECNLSFSSTFDEIEFLCIIGIAIEMTKYFNKICNQELSANIGHLVGKFIEGLLYADNKDYISISISLIFESKTNKAIQELVKKNLVTLLRFTCSFDEDTTLNLLNIFSYICNKNNWVFITKEILNGVLYKYILNPYKLNIEEIHNIQKGSSDCFFPEKTKTLLEEIILSVCYTIRRFSNKNEVSYKTINVLFQTLEKSFCNPNPGFEITENTLFQITDILFDSKLKIECTDLMEKVNESLGNDISTQKYVAIKSYKLLNKLKNRRDNFNPRSGIRWLCFILGEYGKLISSKVSIIKQVEILLIIHDILTIDSEDDHIPLLKSTILLSFTKLYCNSDHETQNRIYEILKIGVGNRGNCIGSPEFLNAIVANTQYSVTPINGNITPVNIPSENNSALRYRDQLLDGVFNHKKNSLLIPNQSNKYGDDGYCSRNTWLSLCLSNKGSLYNFSLLSIGFSNGSFKYSSGESTIIVKLGKNEKNRIFNIERISTFCEEKKLSVKSSNNSFPNIFDSTSQNLHVEVFSETNKGFDNEGKFEQRINLICNGPYLNPPMISLLIRAFSNTKDEVSEINEQMEEINTDSNYSKLICINFRLPVILTNFMAPTKKMGKKEFGNFWEKLTQSSVKGILGISSLEIPIFLQLLNFCVYSVMDSIDDPSVSTPMIYGGTSTLYLSNRKRIPCMFKIIPCNEHSESFREDKIHDNGKNEEPVEIRVRSSSLIVAKILKQIISTYILSNSN from the coding sequence tattctcaTATTCATttgtataaatataatatggAATTAGTTGAATATGAGATTTCTAATCTAAAATCTATTTTGGAGAAGACAGATGATAGCTCCAAAAAAGGTCCTCAATTATCTCTCAAggataaagaaaagataaTTTGGAGATTAGCATACATAAGCGTAATGGGGTATGAAATTGACTTTGGATGGCTTGAAATTTTAGAGTTGGTTAGCTCAAATATTTTCGAATTTAAGCAATGTGGTTATATCGCTGCTTCATTAATTTACAGGGGAAATTTAGAATTACTtagattattaataaatacaataaaAAATGACTTAAATAATTGCTTTGAAGTATTAGTAGACAAAGAAAAAGGTTCTGATAAATCACGGAATTTTAGACAATTTTCAGTAGGAATAGGAAAAAATCATTCAGGTAAAAACATCGATATtagaaaacaaaaaatcaaaaattgcTTATTAGCATTGAATTTCATAGGGAATTCTCCAACTTTAGACTTTGCGGACAATCTTTTTATCGACATAAAGAAACTCGCAGAAATACCAGTTGAAAAACAACTTAATGACACAAATATTATCAGATCGAAGGCAATTTGTTGTTTAACGAAGTTATTTCAATGTTGCCCTGATCGGCTCAGGGCAAACGAGTGGGGTGAAAGACTATTATCATATTTCCAATTCGAAAGGAATGCTGACTGTCTAATTTCTCAATGCGTTTTTATAAAGAATAGTTTGaagtattatttaaacACTGAGTACTTGGAACCAACAGAAAATGCCtacaaaaatttaaatgaacAAGAAACAGATCATTCCGTATTAAGAGACGAAAGAGAAATAATCAACtctaatttaaatattaaattagtAAAGATTTGGGAATTTATAGttccaaatttaatatttacgTTATCGAGAATTAGGTTATacaaagaaataaaaaattggaGATTTCATAAAATTCCAATGTTTTGGCTTCAGGTTAAATTAATAGAGATTTTAGAATTGTTCCCTGAAGTGATTAATGACTATTTTGTAAATTACAAGATGAATAAGATAATGGAAGACGTATTTTTTAATGCAATCCATGCAATTAAATCAGTAAATGAATGTAATTTAAGTTTTAGTTCTACctttgatgaaattgagtTTCTATGTATAATTGGTATTGCAATTGAGATgacaaaatatttcaacAAGATTTGTAATCAAGAATTATCTGCTAATATTGGTCATTTAGTGGGGAAATTTATTGAAGGTTTACTATATGCGGATAACAAAGattatatttctatttctatttcaCTAATTTTTGAATCGAAAACAAATAAGGCAATTCAAGAattagtaaaaaaaaatttggttACATTGTTGAGATTTACATGCTCTTTTGATGAAGATACAACTTTGAAtctattaaatattttttcttatatctgcaacaaaaataattggGTTTTTATTACAAAAGAAATTCTTAATGGAGTTCTTTACAAGTATATATTAAACccttataaattaaatattgaagaaatacaTAACATACAAAAAGGTTCAAGTGATTGTTTTTTTCCAGAAAAGACAAAAACATTATTGGAAGAGATAATTTTATCAGTTTGCTATACAATTAGAAGATTTTCAAACAAAAATGAAGTTTCATATAAGACAATTAatgtattatttcaaaCTCTCGAGAAGTCTTTCTGTAACCCAAATCCAGGATTTGAAATTACAGAAAATACTCTTTTTCAGATAACAGATATTCTATTTGATTCtaaattgaaaattgaATGCACTGATTTAATGGAGAAAGTGAATGAATCACTTGGAAATGATATAAGTACTCAAAAATATGTAGCAATAAAAtcatataaattattaaataaattaaaaaatcgAAGAGATAATTTCAACCCAAGATCTGGAATAAGATGGTTATGTTTTATTTTAGGTGAATATGGAAAGCTGATATCAAGTAAAGTATCAATTATTAAGCAAGTTGAAATATTGTTGATTATTCATGATATATTAACTATCGATTCTGAAGATGATCATATTCCACTATTAAAAAGTACtattttactttcttttACGAAGCTTTATTGTAACTCTGATCATGAGACCCAAAATCGAATCTACGAAATTCTGAAAATCGGTGTTGGAAACAGAGGTAATTGTATAGGCTCACCCGAATTTTTAAATGCAATTGTTGCAAATACACAATATAGTGTTACCCCTATAAATGGGAATATAACTCCGGTAAACATACCatcagaaaataattcagcTTTGAGATATAGAGATCAGTTATTGGATGGAGTATTTAatcacaaaaaaaatagccTTTTAATACCCAAccaatcaaataaatatggCGATGATGGATATTGCAGTAGAAATACCTGGCTTTCCTTATGTCTATCAAATAAAGGAagtttatataattttagcCTATTATCAATTGGATTTTCAAACGGGAGCTTTAAATATTCCTCTGGAGAGTCAACAATTATTGTGAAATTGGGGAAAAATGAGAAGAATAGGATATTTAACATAGAGCGTATTTCTACTTTTTGCGAGGAGAAAAAATTGTCTGTAAAAAGttctaataattcatttccaaatatatttgattctACATCGCAAAACCTTCATGTTGAAGTTTTCAGTGAAACTAATAAAGGTTTTGATAATGAAGGAAAATTTGAGCAAAggattaatttaatttgcAATGGCCCTTATTTGAATCCTCCAATGATTTCACTACTAATAAGAGCTTTCTCAAATACAAAAGATGAAGTTTCGGAAATAAATGAACAAATGGAAGAAATTAACACAGATAGTAATTATTCAAAGCTTATTTGTATAAATTTTAGGCTTCCAGTAATACTTACAAACTTTATGGCTCCAACTAAAAAAATGGGCAAGAAAGAGTTTGGAAATTTTTGGGAAAAACTCACTCAATCTTCAGTGAAAGGGATCTTAGGGATTTCTTCTCTCGAAATTCCAATCTTTCTACAACTGCTAAACTTTTGCGTATATAGTGTGATGGATAGTATTGACGATCCAAGCGTTTCAACTCCAATGATTTATGGAGGAACATCCACTTTGTATCTGTCTAATCGCAAAAGAATACCTTGCATGTTTAAAATAATACCTTGTAATGAACACAGCGAATCTTTTAGAGAAGACAAGATTCATGATAAtggaaaaaatgaagaGCCGGTTGAAATTAGGGTAAGATCAAGTTCACTAATTGTtgcaaaaatattaaaacaaataatatcaacATATATATTATCTAACTCTAATTAA
- a CDS encoding Kem1p-like 5'-3' exonuclease: protein MGISRFYRWISERYPQINEEISDGIIPPFDNLYLDVNGIAHNSVNSSEMRTPSNGINLSEKGSPEIWAAIFRYINKLVYIAKPRKLLYIAVDGVAPRAKMNQQRSRRFRSARDSEFLKKMEKNNSIDTTQNNVFDSNCITPGTTFMHELRRQLEFFIYHQIHTDPLWKHLEVVLSGADVPGEGEHKIMDFIRCIKSQRDYNNNTTHCLYGLDADLIMLSLASHEPHFSLLREEIKFSSSRNYESRTVCTKERFQFLHISILRDYIINDLNPRNLSVEELNLCFGYKFGLKNDSQDQISIFDNVLIDGERLIDDFIILGFIVGNDFLPHIPFHTVDQGLARIISSYRKYLAHFFLMKLSSSPWILEDCGRINYVNLLRFLIWHIISEKEEAEKRISNPDYWKKVIPDQNKISSDSIGVPRFMKSDSIEQDKFRAKWQETRPENFEVMRWRYYFVKMAINIDKFFPENSNVQNQANIKSNTNSNRITTNSIEDIVFCYLEGLQWVSYYYFRGVPSWRWYYPYRYAPFACDIAIILSCWLQNKSISTLSRDDIVKYGSSKLMFVHTMYSEEIELNGLAFRFIKGNPLQPFEQLMGVLPSNSKDLLPKPFRKLFTNPNSPLLSFYPANFEVDMEGVKVPWGGVTLIPFIDEFLLLDSITYVLSKCGFYDSDFRNFEIKIKTNFEYELKNRYKFYLSTSELENLIDANTNTHSSIINSSEFLDTEDKARNQEGRPFIFYLDNYAFPTPKIESTVKLYLPSITNSKVVSKSFYHPAFPDGVSNFPNYLLDNTILPFDWFPNLCRIPYRIYYSSGISVFGTESSNESIFSSISSSHISKEFLNNLFLPSINTRNPGIRILVDYPRMKVAELVSIKTLRYILRPKLLTKPIIEPNNNPKEFIRLLFNENSLLKKRGIVLSPSNSMNIDEELLSISKLVNCKEVLDLKDFDAELKDISDPVNCLVEARVAESSYITESGKVEFNFSKISKHYLLPLILLYSDLKESEAERFKQISKINLGEKLLCINKQNPNYGYIGTIVDEAQRLVLFRIPKNKNKVEQLQKRIFEYALEDLSSIQWFSIEDVAKIIYKPLLNCLNTKCGLDATKSLEYMRFSTLFLKKLIIGPIQVKCNDSTLQEISMNLFKFENKLKNKLYLPLYSKFVDENSFITSSNTNVELGTPIVSNEAIKSILEYLDLFPCFVLAIFKSLVLLDQGELDEHIINSEGKNICSNTFNIDNNNEKVENVFNLKKIHVKDIFSDLIDSKDQDFKFNVMIKIIKGKLYRNLPFLSSRSNSATMLPSTISRLERLILNSQIETNDKYIDLSKLCRNEHFYQSENQFNSGINKLISRFGYPLGTRVVYINTNDGLLPFGTVGTVVSVCCGVKVNKEYYPSTIIDILLDETQINANNLNGMCSKLRGISVKSSECIPLLPCIQNLKDENHLEIISKQILNFDLQFNNKAEKSKKKCDNYSYYWLKNQNSSLKQMGKKEISITDKQNSSEVNNNNNNNCNDSDLRCRKTKNKTEIRHINSNEHPLAVELKSLLSININKKKNGLDYLNSRNIENKIKKNDEISNVPECEKKIEDSMEFKLKQILKIT, encoded by the coding sequence ATGGGAATCTCGAGATTCTATAGATGGATATCAGAAAGGTATCCTCAAATTAATGAGGAAATATCAGATGGAATTATACCAccatttgataatttatatttggaTGTAAATGGAATTGCTCACAATAGTGTGAATTCTAGTGAAATGCGCACTCCAAGTAATGGGATTAATTTATCTGAAAAAGGGTCTCCAGAAATTTGGGCTGCTATTTTTAGATATATAAATAAGTTGGTATACATAGCTAAACCTAGGAAATTACTTTATATTGCAGTTGATGGGGTTGCTCCTAGAGCTAAAATGAATCAACAAAGAAGTAGAAGATTTAGGTCTGCAAGGGATTCAGAGTTTCTAAAGAAAATggagaaaaataattctattgATACAACACAAAATAACGTTTTTGATTCGAATTGTATAACTCCTGGTACGACTTTTATGCATGAGTTGCGGAGACAACTggaattttttatttaccATCAAATACATACTGATCCATTATGGAAACATTTAGAAGTTGTTTTAAGTGGAGCTGACGTACCTGGTGAAGGCGAACATAAAATAATGGATTTCATACGTTGTATTAAATCCCAAAGAGACTATAATAACAACACGACTCATTGCTTGTATGGCCTTGATGCTGATTTGATAATGCTTTCTCTTGCTTCTCATGAACCacatttttctttgttgagggaagaaataaaattttcaagttCAAGAAATTATGAGAGTAGAACGGTTTGCACAAAGGAAAGGTTTCAATTTCTGCATATCTCTATTTTAAGagattatattataaatgatttaaatccTAGAAATTTAAGTGTTGAGGAGTTAAATTTATGTTTCGGATACAAGTTTGGACTGAAAAATGATTCACAGGATCAAATTAGTATTTTCGATAACGTTTTAATAGATGGAGAACGCCTTATTGACGATTTTATTATCTTAGGCTTCATTGTTGGAAATGATTTTCTCCCTCATATCCCATTCCACACTGTTGATCAAGGACTAGCAAGGATAATAAGTAGTTATAGAAAGTATTTGgctcatttttttttaatgaagtTGAGTAGTTCTCCATGGATACTCGAAGATTGTGGTAGAATCAATTATGTAAATTTGTTACGGTTTCTAATTTGGCATATTATTTCGGAGAAAGAAGAAGCTGAAAAACGTATTTCTAATCCAGATTATTGGAAAAAGGTAATCCCAGACCAAAACAAAATTAGTTCAGATTCAATAGGTGTTCCAAGGTTTATGAAATCAGACTCTATAGAACAAGATAAATTTAGGGCAAAGTGGCAAGAAACTAGACCCGAAAATTTTGAAGTTATGCGTTGGAGATATTACTTTGTAAAAATGGCAATAAATATCGATAAGTTTTTCCcagaaaattcaaatgttcaaaatcaagcaaatattaaatctaaCACGAATTCCAATAGGATAACAACTAATTctattgaagatattgtTTTTTGTTACCTTGAGGGTTTGCAATGGGTCagctattattattttagaGGTGTTCCTTCATGGAGATGGTATTACCCTTATAGGTATGCGCCATTTGCATGTGATATTGCCATTATTTTAAGTTGTTGGCTACAAAATAAGAGTATTTCAACATTGAGTAGAGATGATATTGTTAAATATGGTTCTTCTAAATTGATGTTTGTTCACACAATGTATTCGGAGGAAATCGAGCTTAATGGGTTAGCATTTCGGTTTATTAAAGGAAATCCATTGCAACCGTTTGAGCAACTAATGGGGGTTCTTCCTTCAAATAGCAAGGATCTTTTACCAAAGCCATTTAGGAAGCTGTTTACTAATCCAAACTCACCATTATTGAGTTTTTATCCGGCTAACTTTGAAGTTGATATGGAAGGCGTCAAGGTTCCTTGGGGTGGCGTAACATTAATTCCTTTTATTGATGAGTTCCTTCTATTGGATTCAATTACATATGTTCTTTCAAAATGTGGTTTTTATGACTCTGATTTtagaaattttgaaatcaaaataaagactaattttgaatatgaaCTGAAAAATCGgtataaattttatttaagtACAAGtgaattagaaaatttaattgatgCTAATACAAATACTCATTCATCAATTATCAATAGTTCGGAGTTTTTAGATACCGAAGATAAAGCCAGAAATCAGGAAGGGAGAccatttattttctatttggATAACTATGCATTTCCTACTCCTAAAATTGAAAGCACAGTGAAATTATACTTACCTTCCATTACTAACTCGAAGGTAGTTTCAAAATCGTTTTATCATCCGGCATTCCCTGACGGTGTATCAAACTTCCCTAATTATTTACTAGATAATACAATATTACCTTTCGATTGGTTCCCAAACCTTTGCAGAATTCCTTatagaatttattatagtTCTGGGATAAGTGTTTTTGGGACTGAAAGTAGTAatgaatcaattttttcCTCAATATCTTCATCTCATATTTCAAAGGagtttttaaataatctcTTTCTACCTTCCATTAATACAAGAAATCCAGGTATAAGAATATTGGTTGACTATCCTAGAATGAAGGTTGCTGAGCTTGTTTCAATAAAAACTTTGAGATATATTCTAAGACCGAAGCTGCTGACAAAACCTATTATTGAACCTAACAACAATCCTAAAGAGTTTATTcgtttattatttaatgaaaattcacTTCTAAAGAAACGAGGAATTGTTCTTTCCCCCTCAAATTCAATGaatattgatgaagaaTTGCTTTCCATTTCAAAGTTGGTTAATTGCAAAGAAGTTTTAGACTTGAAAGATTTTGATGCTGAACTGAAGGATATATCTGATCCAGTAAATTGTCTTGTTGAGGCTAGAGTTGCTGAGAGCAGTTACATTACTGAGAGTGGCAAGGTTGAATTTAACTTctcaaaaatatcaaaacaCTATTTGCTACcactaatattattgtattCAGATTTAAAAGAGAGTGAGGCTGAACGTTTTAAGCAGATtagtaaaataaatttaggTGAAAAGCTCCTTTGcattaataaacaaaatcCAAACTATGGATATATCGGCACAATTGTAGATGAAGCTCAAAGATTAGTACTATTTCGAATTCCAAAAAACAAGAATAAAGTGGAACAACTTCAAAAgagaatttttgaatatgcTTTGGAAGACTTATCTTCAATACAATGGTTTTCTATTGAGGATGTtgcaaaaataatatacaaACCCTTGTTAAATTGCTTAAACACAAAATGCGGATTAGATGCTACTAAATCACTTGAGTATATGCGCTTTTCAACCTTATTTCTTAAGAAACTAATTATTGGTCCAATTCAAGTGAAGTGCAACGATAGTACTTTGCAAGAAATATCGATGaatctttttaaatttgaaaataaattaaaaaataagcTTTATTTACCTTTATATAGTAAATTCGTAGatgaaaattcatttattacaTCATCGAATACTAATGTGGAACTTGGGACTCCTATTGTTAGCAACGAAGcaataaaatcaatattagaaTATTTAGACCTTTTCCCTTGTTTTGTTTTGGctatttttaaaagtttGGTATTATTGGACCAGGGAGAGTTAGATGAACACATAATAAATTCTGaaggaaaaaatatttgctCAAAcacatttaatattgacaATAACAATGAAAAGGTTGAAAACGTATTTaacttaaagaaaatacaTGTCAAGGATATTTTCTCGGATTTGATTGATTCAAAAGATCAAGActtcaaatttaatgtaATGATAAAGATAATTAAGGGTAAATTATATAGAAATTTACCATTTTTATCTTCACGTTCTAATTCAGCAACAATGCTTCCTTCAACAATTTCTAGATTGGAAAGACTAATTCTAAATTCACAAATCGAGAcaaatgataaatatatagATTTGTCGAAATTATGTAGGAATGAGCATTTTTATCAGTCAGAGAATCAGTTTAACTCTGgcataaataaattaatttcaagatttgGGTACCCTTTGGGGACTAGGGTAgtttatataaatacaaatgaTGGATTGTTGCCCTTTGGAACAGTTGGAACAGTTGTATCTGTATGCTGTGGAGTAAAAGTTAACAAGGAATATTATCCGTCAacaattattgatattttgtTGGATGAAACTCAAATTAATGCAAACAATTTAAACGGTATGTGCTCTAAATTAAGAGGCATTAGTGTTAAATCTTCAGAGTGTATTCCTTTGCTACCATGTATTCAAAATcttaaagatgaaaatcatttagaaataataagtaaacaaatattaaactttGATTTGcagtttaataataaagcggaaaaaagcaaaaaaaaatgtgaTAATTATAGTTATTATTGGctgaaaaatcaaaatagCAGTTTAAAGCAAATGggaaagaaagaaatatcAATCACAGATAAACAAAATAGCTCTgaagtaaataataataataataataattgtaatGACTCAGATTTAAGATGCCGAAAGACGAAGAATAAAACTGAAATAAGacatattaattcaaatgagCATCCCTTAGCTGTTGAATTAAAGTCATTGCTGTcaattaatatcaataaaaagaaaaatgggCTAGACTACCTAAATTCAAGAAACATAGAGAATaagataaaaaagaatgatgAAATCTCCAACGTACCAGAATgcgaaaaaaaaattgaagattCGATGGAGTTTAAACTTAAACAGATATTAAAGATTACTTag